Proteins found in one Methylobacterium sp. CB376 genomic segment:
- a CDS encoding 3-hydroxybutyrate dehydrogenase, which yields MTLTAKTAVVTGSTSGIGLAIARAFAKEGANVVLNGFGKPEEIERERAGIESEFGVKALYSGADMSKPEEIAGMIAEAESAFGAVDVLVNNAGIQFVSPIEEFPLAKWDQIIAINLSSAFHAMRAAIPGMKRKGWGRIINTASAHSLVASPYKSAYVSAKHGIAGLTKTAALELAPHKVTVNCISPGYVWTPLVESQIPDTMKARGLTREQVIDDVLLAAQPTKEFVTVDQVAALAVFLCSDAASQITGANISVDGGWTAA from the coding sequence ATGACCCTCACCGCGAAGACCGCTGTCGTGACCGGATCGACGAGCGGAATCGGCCTCGCCATCGCGCGCGCCTTCGCCAAGGAAGGCGCCAACGTGGTGCTCAACGGCTTCGGGAAGCCGGAGGAGATCGAGCGCGAGCGCGCCGGCATCGAGTCCGAGTTCGGCGTGAAGGCGCTCTACTCGGGCGCCGACATGTCGAAGCCGGAGGAGATCGCCGGGATGATCGCCGAGGCGGAATCCGCCTTCGGGGCCGTCGACGTGCTGGTGAACAACGCCGGCATCCAGTTCGTCTCGCCGATCGAGGAGTTCCCGCTCGCCAAGTGGGATCAGATCATCGCGATCAACCTCTCCTCCGCGTTCCACGCGATGCGGGCCGCGATCCCCGGCATGAAGCGCAAGGGCTGGGGCCGGATCATCAACACGGCCTCGGCCCACTCGCTGGTGGCCTCGCCCTACAAGTCCGCCTACGTCTCGGCCAAGCACGGCATCGCCGGGCTCACCAAGACCGCGGCGCTCGAACTCGCGCCGCACAAGGTCACGGTGAACTGCATCTCGCCGGGCTACGTCTGGACGCCGCTCGTGGAGAGCCAGATCCCCGACACCATGAAGGCGCGGGGCCTGACCCGGGAGCAGGTGATCGACGACGTGCTGCTGGCGGCCCAGCCCACCAAGGAATTCGTGACCGTCGACCAGGTGGCGGCGCTCGCGGTCTTCCTGTGCTCGGATGCGGCGAGCCAGATCACCGGCGCCAACATCTCGGTCGACGGCGGCTGGACCGCCGCCTGA